GTAAACTTTGGCTATTAGCCCTGAAATTCATTTCAGGGCGGGTGTGGCAGCAAACAGATAAGCCATTTCTAACTTAAGTTGACACCAATGAGCATTGCTAAACCCCTACACTACACCAAAATAATAATTCTAAATTTAAAATTGCTGATGTGACTCGCAAATCATTAACCGAAAAACAACGGGCTTTAGAAATTCTTTCCCGTATCCAGCATCTTTATCCAGACGCAACTTGCTCCCTAGATTATGCCACCCCTGTACAATTATTAGTAGCAACTATTCTTTCCGCTCAATGTACAGATGAAAGGGTAAACAAAGTAACGCCAGGATTATTTGGCAAATTTCCTGACGCGGAAAGTCTAGCAAATGCAGATTTAACAGAGTTAGAAGAATTGGTACGTTCGACAGGTTTTTATCGTAATAAAGCCAAGAATATTCAAGGCGCTTGTCGAATGATTGTTCAGGATTTTAACTCTGTTGTTCCCAACAAAATGGAAGACTTATTAAAGCTTCCAGGAGTAGCCCGGAAAACTGCAAATGTGGTTTTAGCCCATGCTTATGGTATTAATGCTGGAGTAACTGTAGATACTCACGTAAAGCGCTTAAGTCAGCGTTTGGGATTGACAAAAAATACTGAACCTGTGGGAATTGAAAAGGATTTAATGAAGTTATTACCCCAACCAGATTGGGAGAATTGGTCAATTAGATTAATTTATCATGGTCGGGCTGTCTGTAAAGCCCGTTCTCCTAGTTGTGATATTTGTAAGTTGATTGACTTGTGTGATATGAATTTATCTGAAGCAAAGTCACAAAAAACAAAGTAACTCATTCATAATCTAAATGAGTCATTGCAATCCTACAGGACTTACGCAACTGGCACATTGGTAGGGTGCGTCAGACTTGCATAAATCCTGCCAAGAAACAGATTATTGATATCTGACGCACCCTACAACAGATTTTTAGTGTGACTGAGGTAATTAATAAAGATGCTATTTTTGATTATTACAATTCATCAAAATAATAAGTTACGACTCCAGAAATGGGGTCATTACCAATTCTGATATGATTTGATTTCAGCATTTCTTGGAGTGTAGCTTCGACTTCTGCAAAACTCATTCCTGTAGCCTTAACACCTTGAGTTACAGTTAAACTACCACCCTTAGCTTCTGCGGCTTCTATTAGTTTAACAATCATTGGTTTCTCCGCCGGTTTGTGAACTTGGGAAATAAATATCCGTTCATTCATGGATACGCCTAAAGGTGATAAACCTGCTTTTAGTAGCAATTTCTGCTCATATTCGTCCACCATATTAGGTATGATTAATAAATCATAGATTTGTCCCAAGTAAAAGAACCCACAGGTAAAGAACCATAATAAACCAGTAAGTAGGTTGGCGTTGAAAATTGTCGTTATGGCAAGGCAAAAGGCAAGAGGCAAGAGTGAAGAGGGTTTAGGCGATTTTACATTTCTTTACACAGTTTGGTTTTATTGTGTTCACCTACTTAGCCGTTTTACCATTATATAAGCGATGTAAACCACCTATTCCCAAAAAACCAGCCCCACACAAGAGGTAAGAGACAAGAAGACGGTCTTTATGTTCAGTATTTTTTATAGTCATCTTATTTATGTCCATTAGGATTTACTGGTTTAAAAACCCACACTGCAATTAACTACCCTTGGTTAGTCTTCGATTCCCCAATTAACCATTATATTTATTTATCACCATGATTTCCCTTTCACCTGAACTCCAAGCTAGACTTTCCACACCCCTAAAAATCGGCTCATTTGAGGTTAAAAGCCGTGTTTTACAGTCTCCTTTGTCCGGGGTGACTGACTTGGTGTTTCGGCGTTTGGTGCGTCGTTATGCCCCAGAATCTATGCTATATACAGAAATGGTAAATGCTACAGGCTTACATTATGTTAAGCAATTACCAATAATTATGGAAGTAGATCCTAACGAACGTCCAATTAGTATTCAATTATTTGATTGTCGTCCCGATTTTTTAGCAGAAGCAGCCATAAAAGCAGTTGCTGAAGGAGCAGATACTGTTGATATTAATATGGGATGTCCTGTGAATAAGATTACTAAAAATGGTGGCGGTTCTTCTTTATTACGTCAACCAGAAATTGCGGAAGCAATTGTACGGGAAGTTGTCAAAGCGGTAGATGTGCCTGTAACTGTAAAAACTCGCATTGGTTGGAATGATCAGGAAATTACTATTCTTGATTTTGCGAAAAGAATGGAAGACGCGGGAGCAAAAATGATTACTGTGCATGGACGCACTCGCGCTCAAGGTTATAATGGTAATGCGCGGTGGGAATGGATAGCTAAAGTCAAGGATATTTTATCAATTCCTGTAATTGGGAATGGGGATATTTTTTCTGTGGAAGCTGCGGTAAAATGTTTAGAACAAACTGGTGCAGATGGAGTAATGTGTTCTCGTGGAACTTTAGGTTATCCCTTTTTAGTTGGTGAGGTTGATCATTTCTTAAAAACTGGAGAATTATTAACACCACCTAACCCAATTCAACGCTTAGAATGTGCCAGAGAACATCTTTTTGCTTTGTGGGAATACAAGGGAGATAGGGGAGTCCGTCAAGCTCGTAAACACATGACTTGGTATGCAAAAGGCTTTATGGGTGCGGCTGATTTACGGGGTAAGTTAAGTTTAATGGAAACTGTCCAACAAGGTTTAGATTTAATTGATGGTGCGATAGAAAGATTAGCAAATGGTTATGAAGTTGAAGAAGAAGTACCAGCTATTATTGCACTTTAGCATTGATTTCTAGATTAGGTTAAGCGATAGGTTAACACAAGCTAAGGGACTTCCAAATAAAAAAATACTCAACCACCTAACGCAAAAATCTCTCAAACCCTTATTCCTCTGTGTCCTCTGCGCCTCTGTGGTTCGTTAATCAGGATAATTTATTTCTTGGAAGTCCCTAAGTAGGTTGGCGTTGAAAATTGTCGTTATGGCAAAGCAAAAGGCAAGAGTGAAGAGGGTTTAGGCGATTTTACATTTCTTTACACAGTTTGGTTTTATTGTGTTCACCTACTTAAGTGCGATCGCTAATTCTTTAAACTCCCACTTTTTATAACAAACCCCGATAACGAATAAAAATCAAAATCACAGCCCAAGAACCTAATGCCACTTTAACAGCAACTAAGATATTTAATATTGGCAAAATTCCGCCACTAAAAAGCATTCCTAACTCACCGTGTGGTAACTCAAATCCCGACAAAGTTATCACTGATAAAACAATAAAGACTAACACCGAAATCTTTTCCCACATAGCCGCGTGCCAACGTTGGTAAATGTCCTGCATCCATTGGTATGATGAGGTAATTGCTATCAGTCCGATTGCTGTCCCTCCAGCGACTCCAGCCGCAAAACCACCCCCCGGACTCAAATGCCCCCTAATTGCTAATTCAATGCCCACTAATGCCGCAATTGTCGCCCCTAGACGAGCTAATATTATTGATGGTTGATCTTTAAATTGATAGATGCTGCAAGATGGTTTTTCATTAGCTAATAAAAAATTAGCTCCGAGAATGGCTATAGTAAAAACAATAACTTCAAAGATTGTATCATATAGCCGATTTCTGAAAATAATCCCTGATACTGCATTGGGAACACCACTTTCTTTAACCACTGTTTCCACAATGGAAATATCTGGTAAATTTAGTTCGGAATTAGGCATGATCAGCATTTTTACAAATAAAGCTATTCCGGCTAAAATGTAAACTAATTTCATAAATTTTGCTCCCCTGAATCTAAAACATTGAAATATCTTAAACCTGTCTTTGGTGATGAAAGTTCGCTTTTCATGATGTTATAAATGCGTTGCACTCTAATCACAGTTTGGTATGTTTCTTCTGCTTCCACAAACTTTTCTAATGGCGCACAGGTAGCATGAATTTCTTTTTCTATTAACGCCTGTTGTAAATTTTCTTTAGTAGTGTAAGGTACGAGTTCTAGACGCAGATAATGTTTCTTGAAAATGCGGCGAAAGTCGCTCATAAGTTGTTGAAAATTGCCATCTTGATTTTTTTCTATTGACTGATTTTCCATGACACCAAGACGTAATACTAAGGATGAACGAACTGCGATCGCATAGAGAGTAATTGATAGCATTGTTCCCATTAATGCTTCTGTTAAAGCCACATCTGCTGCACCTAAAACTGCATCTACCATTGCTGCAACTGCACCGAGTACCCCACGAATTACTAAGGCATGATAGGGATTAGTTTGAGTTACTAACATCCCCGCAGTTAAGGGTAATAAAGCAATGATTAAATAGAGATAAGTATCATTCATGTTTTTCCTCTTCTGTTGAACAGTATGCTAATACATAACCCAGCATAGTATTCCAAATTGCTAAGGAAATAATGCCAAGAATAAGTAATGGCCATTCACTGGGTATTTTCAGTAGTAGTCCGACAATAATCATCATTGAACCTAAAGTATCCGCAACAGAAAGTCCATGTAATTTGAATAATACTGATCTGTTGCTGACTAAATGAGAAGTTCCCCAAAACCAAAAAACTATGCCAATACTTATGCAGGTATAACTAAGAAGGTTAATCATACTTCACCTAATCTTCTGAGGATATGTGCTAATAACATTAAGCCGGCATTTCCTACTGTCAAAATAATCGCTGCAACTACACCAATCATCCAATCATCTCGCAAAACGGAAATTACAAGAATCATGATGGCTACTTTACTGGAAATGCTACCAAAAGCTAACATTTTCTGCCAGGTATCATCACTTTTCCAAGCTTCATAAATGGGAATAAGTAAAGCCAAAATCATTGCTATTAAGACTATTTCTAGGTTCATGCTTGTTTTTTCCTGGGTTTAATTTGGTGAACTTCATACCATCCTTCTTCGTGGTACTTCAAAACTATGGTTTTGGGGGTAAAGGTAATCAGAAATATATCGAGGAAAATCAATAAAGGTGATCTGTTTAGTTTGACTTTCTCCATGATAATTTCTTCTTGGTTATGGGGACGGAAGATAATTTCAAATGCCTCCATAAAAGCTACCGGAATCGCAATAAGGATCTTAATTATTACCTTTACCCAAGATTTTAATTTTTCTGGTGATGACTTACCACGTGGTAAAATTAAGGCAATAATTACACCGATGATAATATTTGTTAAACTCACATTAGCAGTGAGTAATAACCAAATTGTTAGTCTTAATATGAGATGTCCAATCATGGGAAAGCCATCCAAAATAATAGGATTAAAGTTAAACTCATGACACCAACTAAATGCTCAAATTCTTCAAATACACGAGGTAGAGATATGGATAATTTCTTGAAAATGAAATGATATCCTAACCAGCCCGCAGCAATAGTTAAAAGTGCTTTTGTGATATTGGTGATTTCATAAGCTGGAAGATAGACAATATTTGCCACAAATAATCCAGTAATTAAAAAGATTACTGATATCCAAAAACCGGATTTTGTTTTCTGTTCTTCTTCTTCTGCTTTTGCATGGGGGAGAAAAATAAATTTAGCAAAAGATATGGCTGTACCAACTGCGGCAATATTCATCAGTATAAATTGCCAAGATTCTAAATTTTTTGTCGTTAATACTTTTGCCTCAAAACCTGACAACAAAGGTAAACCAGAAATTGATAAACTAGCGATCGCTAAGGCTATCCAAATATTAGTATGAATGGGTTTATTTTGCAGTTCTTTAAAATTGCGACTGGGTAAAGAACCCGCAATCAAAAATAAAGATGACTTGACTAATCCATGGGTGAGGGCATAAAATCCACCTACAGCCGGTGCAGCAAGAATAAAGCCTAATTGGGAAATTGTGTGAAACGCCAACATTCGCTTAGTATCTTTTTCAAAGACAGCATAGGAGACACCCATTAAAGCTGTTCCCACAGCAAAAATTCTGACTATGGTATCAATTTCTTCGGAAACGAATGCACAACGTAATAAAGGTAAAACACTGGCTTTAACGACAATTCCTGACATCAATGCGGAAACTGGTGTTTCTGATTCAGAATGAGTTAAAGGTAGCCATAACCCGGAGACAAAAATCCCCGCTTTGATTAATAATCCCAGAAAAATTAATGCTAGTGCTTCTGGTGGTGATCCCTTTAAACTGGTAAAACTAAAGGAATGATGCGTCTGATAAACCAGCACTGCACCAACCAGATAAAACAACATTGCAGTATTACTAACAAAAAGATACCGTAAACCTACCCAAATTGAGCGATCGCTACGAGAATAAGCAATCAATAAGAAAGCCGCAATACCGCTTACTTCTAAAGCCACATATAAACTAATGAAATCTGCACAGACAAAGGCAGCATTCAGGCTACCATGCACAATAATCATCTGGGCATAGAAAAAAGCCGTTTTATCACTGCGCCAGCAGTAGAGGGCAACAGCAGCCGTTACCAGGGCATTTGTGAAAATAAAGTAACCGCTTAACTGGTCAGCTATTAAGGTGATCCCGAAACTATCCAGTAAATTCAGGGTGATGGGTGATGGTTCGATAAATAGCTGCAACCCATAAGCAGCAGAAGCAATAGTCCCCCACATTGTCAAATGTCGGTTAAGTTTGGGGACTAGAAAAATGATGAACCCTAGAAAAAATGGGGTAGCAATCCAAGCCAGTGTAATGGTATTCATGGTGTATTATTTTTCTCAATCTCGTTACTTTCCAATGTGGGATTATCCCGTGCTAATTTCATCACACCAACTAGCATCAAAGCCTGTATCGAGAAACCGATGACTATCGCTGTTAATATGACTGCTTGGGGAACAGGATCAGCATAAGCAATATTTTTTACCTCGGAAATAATGGGAGTAAATAATCCTTCTCGTGATGCAATTAGTACATAAAAGGCAATCACACCCGTACTCATCACATCCATTGAGACAATTTTCATTACCAAGTTTTTTTTGAAGATGATGCCAAAAAAACCACACAGTATTGTTATCAGTACGCACGCTTCTAACACGGGAATTATTTAATTTTTATATAAAGTGCTAACTCTATATAAGCACGAAATCTTAGTGCTAGAATAATTTCAACACTAGAATATTCTTATGATTATGATAGTTATACTCAATGATTTATGTTTTCACAACTTTTAAAGTTTGCAAACTTTCATCTGCACAACCAGTGATAAAACCACCCATTTTTTGAATTTCTTGCAAATGTTCTAAAGCTGATTCTGTAATGAGTTCTCCAGGCATTAATACAGGAATTCCTGGAGGATAAGGGCAAATAATTTCCGCGCAAATCCGATTTTGAGCTTTCTCGAAAGGCAAGATTTCACTATTAGCAAAAAAAGCCTCACGGGGAGAAATAGCTATAATATTACTTGTGTTATCTTTTTTGGGTTTACACAATAAATTTTGAATTTTTAATGGATTAACATGAGTAAGATTACTTAGAGATCTAATTAAATTTTGAATATCTGTTTCTGTATTTCCTAAGCTAATAATAAATGTGATATTTTGCCAAGATGAAAATTCTGGAGTTACATTAAATTTCTCATCTAAAATTTCTTCGGCTGCAAAGCCAGTAAATCCTAATTTACTAACATTAACTGTTAATCTAGTTTTATCTAAATCTATAAATCCCGGTGATTTTTCTTTTTGAGAAAGGGGAGTAGATAAACCAGGAATTTGATTAATTTGAGTTCTGGCTGCTTTCCCTAATTCCAAAGTTTGAGACATGAGCTTTTTTCCATGTATTGCCATTTGCTGACGTGCAGCATCGAGAGAAGCTAAAAGGATAAAACTAGGACTTGTAGATTGCACTAATTGTAAGGCTTTATTAACCCTATCAATATCAATTCTTTTACCTTGAATATGTAACATTGATGCCTGTGTCATTGCTCCCAATGTTTTATGAATTGATTGGACAGTTAAATCTGCACCTGCGCTTAAAGCTGACGTGGGTAATTCTGGGTGAAAATGAAAATGTGCGCCGTGTGCTTCGTCCACAATCAAGGGAATATTATATTGATGAGTAAGGTGTATAAATGCTGGCAAATCTCCACAAACACCATGATAAGTAGGATAAACTATCAGCACTGCTTTGGTATCTGGATGTTGTATTAATGCTGCTTTTAATGATTCTGGTGTAATGCTGTATGCAATATCTAAATCTTCATCATATTCAGGATTTATAAAAATAGGAATTGCCCCCGAAAGAATCAATCCAGAAATAACAGAAGAATGGATATTTCTAGGCAGAATAATTTTATCTCCCATTCTACAAGTAGCAAGAATTGCGGCTTCAATTCCGCAGGTAGAACCATTAACTAAAAACCACGTTTTCTCTGCCCCAAAAGCCTCCGCTGCTAGTTCTTGTGCTGCAAGAATTACGCTTTCTGGTTTGAATAAATTATCTAACTCTGCTAATTCCGTTAAGTCAGCCCGAAAGATATCTTTACCAATTAAATCGGTTAAGATTGGCGAAATTCCCGCACCGCGTTTATGTCCTGGGGTGTAAAATGGGGCATGAGAACGGCTTGTACAGGCTTTTAAGGCATCTATGAGGGGGGTTTGGTTTTGATTTGGCATTTGGGGGGAAAGAAGCGTTGAAAGCTTAAAGTAAAAATTGATAAAATCTAGAATCTAAAGAAATAATATGATATATTATATTTAAATTCAAATCTTTATGCAGACTAAAACTATGCCTAACGAAGAAGTAATCTTATTTGAAGAAGAGGAAGATCAAGAAATTGAATTTGAGCCGCTGAGTGGATTAATTCCTGAATTAAAGCAAATTCCAGAAATTGTTGTTTCTGGTAGTGACTGGACAACAGAGACAATCTTTAATCAACTTGATCGGGGTAATATAGAGCTAAATCCAAGATTTCAAAGACGAGACGCTTGGGATATCACTCGTAAAAGTAGGTTTATCGAATCACTTGTACTTGGATTTCCAGTTCCACAAATAGTATTAGCTGCTAATCGTCAGGAAAAAGGTAAATTTATTGTTCTTGATGGTAAACAACGATTGTTAACTATTCTGCAATTTTATGGTGGAAGTGATGAAAATATATCGAATAATAACAATGCCTTTGCTTTAAGAAATCTAGAATTTAGACGTGATTTAATAGGCAAAAAATATGAAGATTTTAAAAATGATGTCTTTTTGAGTTCTGAACTTAATGCTCTCGATAACCAAACTATTCGTACAGTATTAATTAGGAATTGGCCTAACGAAAACTTACTATATAAAATTTTTCTGCGGCTGAATATAGGAGGCACTCCATTATCTCCTCAAGAGCTAAGACAAGCATTACATCCAGGTGATTTTATCAATTGGTTAGATGATCAATCAGTTGAAAGTAAGGCTCTGAGAAAGATATTTAAATCATCAAATCCTGATTCTCGGATGCGTGATGTTGAATTACTATTACGTTATATAGGATTTCATTATTTTTTATCTGATTATCGGGGAAATCTTAAGGAATTTCTTGACATGACTTGTGAAAGGCTTAATAATCAGAGATGTAATGATATTACAAATGTAGTTAATCAATTTGAAGAAGCAGTACAAACAACTATTAATATATTTGAAGAGAAAAACTTCTCTCGTTTATGGTCGAGCAGAAATAATAAATATCAAAGCCAATTCAATCGAGCAATTTTAGATGTGATGGTTTTTTACTTTTCAGATGAAATAATCAGGAAATCTGCTGAAGATCATCAAGAAAAAGTTAAAGTTGCTTTTCAGGAATTATGTTCATCAAACAGTGATTTTAGAGAAGCTGTTGAACGCAGAACACAAAATATTCCTGAAATTTACAATCGTCTGAGGTTGTGGGGTGAAAGTCTACAAAAAGTTTTAGAAGTAAACTTTAATTTACCTGAACTAGATGGGAATCGGATTATTTTCAATGGTTTGAGGTAGGTTCTTAATAAGATATGCCAGAATCTGATAAATTTATTACTTTAAGAACGCAGCTAAACAGGCTAAAAGACGAATTTATTCCTGAAATTAGCCCGACAGGTTCATATTCCGAGAGTCAGTTATCTAGAACTGCTGCATACAGAGTTCTTGCTCATGCTGAAATTGAGTATTATCTTGAAGAAAGAGCTTGGAAAATAGCTTTAGATGCTAAAGGAGCTTGGGATAGTACAGGTAAAACCTCTCGCACTCTGATATGTTTACTTGGTTTCTCTGATTTAACTATGGATAAACCACCAGATACACTTAACAAACCCAACAATGTAAGTCAAGATAATCACGACAAGCGATTGAAAATAACTGAAAAAATAAATTCAGCTATCAAGAGCTTTAAGAAGGTTATTGATAATAATCATGGAGTAAAAGAAAAAAATATTTTAGCATTACTATTACCCATAGGAATAAATAGTAATGACTTAAATACTAATACTGCTTGGCTTAATACCATGAATACATTTGGAGAAAAACGAGGTCTTGTTGCACATTCTTCAGCTACATCGTACATGACTAGTCAAATGCTAGATCCTGCAACTGAATTAAATAGGGTTCAACAAATTACTGAGGGACTTTTAAGAATAGATGAATTAATGAATAATTTAATGCAATAAAATGTAAAATACTCTTGGCTAAAAAAAAATCAAACAACATGAACTTAAAAGATATTAAACAAAAACTATTCCCCATCTTCAAAATTATATCCATCACACTCACAACCAGTGCAGTAGGCTTAGAATTATGGAATATCCAAACATCAATCACTAACAGTCAACTACTGAGTATCTTAACTCCAGCTTTAATTATCACTCATATTGTGCTGTTGGCTCATTTTCTCGAAGCCTTAATTGCTGCTTATTATGCACCTGCTCGCAATCAGGCATCAATCAAATATGCAGCTTATACATTTTTTGTGGGGATATTTGGTTTATTAGAATTATTTGACAATGATCAAGAACAAGGATTCAAGGAAAAAAGTTAAAGGTTTTTTTCTTGTCCCCTGAACTGACCAGCATTCATCCCAACCGTGCTTTAACAGCATGGCTGAATTCTGGTTTCTTGTACGGAATTTATACCGTGATTTATGAGTCAACGCATTGCCCAACCTTGTATTCTAGAACTAGCACTGATTTAATCTTGTTAATAAACTTTGTTTGTTTTCGATAACCATTCATTATACAATATACACAGAATCTCAGTGCAAAATAAATCCTGGCTTTAGGCTACGTCCCTTATTTGATAGCCTGCACGGCGTAGAAGTAGCACAGGTGTGTCCTCTTGAGTGGGGCGCACCTTTAAGGGTTTTGGGCATTTTTCTGATAAGCTCGAAAATTGTGTTAAATATGACACGATTAACTATGTGTTTCTAGATTGAATACTAGAGTGTTTATGGTTTTTAAGGTTTAATAAAGACTAAATCTAGTATTATCGAAAAGTCGGAAATTAGGTGTGGTGTGAAAATCAAGACAGGAGTGAACAAAATGGATTTACGTGGAGATGCGTTGCAAATCCTTAAAGACACTAGTAGAACTTTTTATATCCCAATTAGTATTTTACCATCAGGATTACAAGAAGCAGTGGCATCAGCATACTTGTGTATGCGTGCCATTGACCAAATTGAAGATGATCCAAATTTGGATAATGGGACTAAAAAACGCCTGTTGCAGAATATTAGTCTAACATTGCAAGCGGGAATAGATGGTTTTCCCCTTGATGCTTTCTCTGTAGGATTTAAAGGTTACGAAAATTCTTTACAAGAAGTCAGTTTACGCATTAGAGAATGGTCAATATTAGCACCTGAAAGCATTGCCCCGCGAATTTGGGATGCAACAGCCGCAATGGCTGATAGAATGGCTTATTGGGCAGATAGAAATTGGCAAATAGAAACAGAGGCGGATTTAGACCGTTATACTTTTGGGGTGGCTGGTGCTGTGGGCTTGTTACTCTCAGATTTATGGAATTGGTATGATGGAACTCAAAGCAACCGCACTCAAGCCATAGGATTTGGTAGGGGTTTGCAAGCAGTAAATATTCTGCGAAACAATGGTGAGGATTTAACTCGTGGAGTCAATTTTTACCCAGCAGGTTGGGATAATGATAATCTCCAAAAATATGCCCGTCGCAATCTCATCCTAGCAGATGCCTATACGAACTCTTTGCCAAATGGACCGGCTTTGCAATTTTGCCAAATTCCTCTGGCTTTAGCTCATGGTACTCTAGATGCTTTGGCTAGTGGTAAGGAAAAACTCAGCCGTAGTGATGTTGTTTCCCTGATTGAAAACCTCATGGGTGTGAACGCTAAAGCTAGTTAGGAAATAGGGTATGGGGAACAAATCCGCCCGGAACTTAAGTTCCGGTCTAAAAGCTAAAGTGCGTTAAAACGCACTCTGGTTAACTCAAAATCAAAAACTGTCCTATTTATGTCAAAGTAGTCGGTTTTAACCGAGTTTAGCTTTTAGACAGGGAATTCATTCCCTGGTTGGCTTAAGTTGACAACTAACAACTAACAACTAACAACTAACAACTGACAAGAAAAATATTCATGAAAACTACTTTATTTTTGAGTCCACCTTCTTTTGATGGTTTTGATGGTGGTGCGGGGGCGCGGTATCAAGCAAAACGAGAAATTACTTCTTTTTGGTATCCCACTTGGTTAGCACAACCAGCGGCTTTAGTTCCTGGCAGTAGGTTAGTTGATGCACCTCCTCATGGGCAAACTGTGGATGATGTGTTGAAAATTGCCAAGGATTATGAATTGGTAATTATGCACACCAGTACACCATCGTTGGCTAATGATGTTAAGTGTGCAGAAACAATCAAAGCTCAAAACCCCAATGTACAAATTGGCTTTGTGGGGGCGCACGTTGCGGTTTTACCAGAGGCAACTTTGCGAGAAAATCCAGTAATTGATTTTGTTTGTCGCAATGAGTTTGATTATACCTGTAAGGAATTAGCAGAAGGAAAACCTTGGGATGAAATCAAGGGTTTGAGTTACCGGGATAAGTTGGGAAATATCCACCAAACTGAGGAACGTCCTTTGATTCATGATTGGGATGCTATGCCCAGTGTGTTGCCTGTTTATGCTCGTGATTTGGATATTAGCAAGTATTTTATTGGCTATTTGCAACATCCTTACATTTCTTTTTATACTGGGCGGGGTTGTCCAGCAAAATGTACTTTTTGCTTGTGGCCACAAACTATTGGTGGACATTTATACCGTCATAAAAGCCCCGATGCCGTAGGCAGAGAAATGGAAGAGGCTAAGGTTCTCTTTGGAGATAAGGTGCGGGAGTATATGTTTGATGATGATACTTTTACCATTGATAAACATCGAGCGATCGCAATTAGCAAACATATGAAGCGACTCAATTTAACTTGGAGTTGCAATGCCCGTGCAAACTTAGATTATGATACTCTCAAAACTTTACGAGATAACGGTTTAAGATTGTTATTAGTAGGTTTTGAATCTGGTAATCAAGAAGTTCTCAATAATATCAAAAAAGGTATTAAGCTAGAAGTGGCGCGAGAATTCATGAAGAATTG
The DNA window shown above is from Anabaena sp. WA102 and carries:
- the nth gene encoding endonuclease III; the protein is MTRKSLTEKQRALEILSRIQHLYPDATCSLDYATPVQLLVATILSAQCTDERVNKVTPGLFGKFPDAESLANADLTELEELVRSTGFYRNKAKNIQGACRMIVQDFNSVVPNKMEDLLKLPGVARKTANVVLAHAYGINAGVTVDTHVKRLSQRLGLTKNTEPVGIEKDLMKLLPQPDWENWSIRLIYHGRAVCKARSPSCDICKLIDLCDMNLSEAKSQKTK
- the dusB gene encoding tRNA dihydrouridine synthase DusB translates to MISLSPELQARLSTPLKIGSFEVKSRVLQSPLSGVTDLVFRRLVRRYAPESMLYTEMVNATGLHYVKQLPIIMEVDPNERPISIQLFDCRPDFLAEAAIKAVAEGADTVDINMGCPVNKITKNGGGSSLLRQPEIAEAIVREVVKAVDVPVTVKTRIGWNDQEITILDFAKRMEDAGAKMITVHGRTRAQGYNGNARWEWIAKVKDILSIPVIGNGDIFSVEAAVKCLEQTGADGVMCSRGTLGYPFLVGEVDHFLKTGELLTPPNPIQRLECAREHLFALWEYKGDRGVRQARKHMTWYAKGFMGAADLRGKLSLMETVQQGLDLIDGAIERLANGYEVEEEVPAIIAL
- a CDS encoding Na(+)/H(+) antiporter subunit B, whose product is MKLVYILAGIALFVKMLIMPNSELNLPDISIVETVVKESGVPNAVSGIIFRNRLYDTIFEVIVFTIAILGANFLLANEKPSCSIYQFKDQPSIILARLGATIAALVGIELAIRGHLSPGGGFAAGVAGGTAIGLIAITSSYQWMQDIYQRWHAAMWEKISVLVFIVLSVITLSGFELPHGELGMLFSGGILPILNILVAVKVALGSWAVILIFIRYRGLL
- a CDS encoding DUF4040 domain-containing protein, encoding MNDTYLYLIIALLPLTAGMLVTQTNPYHALVIRGVLGAVAAMVDAVLGAADVALTEALMGTMLSITLYAIAVRSSLVLRLGVMENQSIEKNQDGNFQQLMSDFRRIFKKHYLRLELVPYTTKENLQQALIEKEIHATCAPLEKFVEAEETYQTVIRVQRIYNIMKSELSSPKTGLRYFNVLDSGEQNL
- a CDS encoding monovalent cation/H(+) antiporter subunit G, whose amino-acid sequence is MINLLSYTCISIGIVFWFWGTSHLVSNRSVLFKLHGLSVADTLGSMMIIVGLLLKIPSEWPLLILGIISLAIWNTMLGYVLAYCSTEEEKHE
- a CDS encoding Na+/H+ antiporter subunit E translates to MIGHLILRLTIWLLLTANVSLTNIIIGVIIALILPRGKSSPEKLKSWVKVIIKILIAIPVAFMEAFEIIFRPHNQEEIIMEKVKLNRSPLLIFLDIFLITFTPKTIVLKYHEEGWYEVHQIKPRKKQA
- a CDS encoding cation:proton antiporter, with protein sequence MNTITLAWIATPFFLGFIIFLVPKLNRHLTMWGTIASAAYGLQLFIEPSPITLNLLDSFGITLIADQLSGYFIFTNALVTAAVALYCWRSDKTAFFYAQMIIVHGSLNAAFVCADFISLYVALEVSGIAAFLLIAYSRSDRSIWVGLRYLFVSNTAMLFYLVGAVLVYQTHHSFSFTSLKGSPPEALALIFLGLLIKAGIFVSGLWLPLTHSESETPVSALMSGIVVKASVLPLLRCAFVSEEIDTIVRIFAVGTALMGVSYAVFEKDTKRMLAFHTISQLGFILAAPAVGGFYALTHGLVKSSLFLIAGSLPSRNFKELQNKPIHTNIWIALAIASLSISGLPLLSGFEAKVLTTKNLESWQFILMNIAAVGTAISFAKFIFLPHAKAEEEEQKTKSGFWISVIFLITGLFVANIVYLPAYEITNITKALLTIAAGWLGYHFIFKKLSISLPRVFEEFEHLVGVMSLTLILLFWMAFP
- a CDS encoding cation:proton antiporter subunit C, with the protein product MLEACVLITILCGFFGIIFKKNLVMKIVSMDVMSTGVIAFYVLIASREGLFTPIISEVKNIAYADPVPQAVILTAIVIGFSIQALMLVGVMKLARDNPTLESNEIEKNNTP